A window from Nanoarchaeota archaeon encodes these proteins:
- a CDS encoding transposase, whose translation MKENVIFPVENLALVEKIDKDYCVFNALFSGVAGKAKNFAECSKLLINNRLGPCVSIHRMKSVYPSEMFEHIGFSEDPKERTINRTLERLGKKEPFILENYQNLLKKHNLVSKEQFTDFSSGSFEGKNAELGALGYSRDHKPGNKQLTFGISTGINGIPTALTIQKGNVQDKKHMKFMLKTVGKVLAKNSLLIFDCGANTKANKAKIRKMGYGYLTLKAKKRLAYAKYIKSFNENKHEKIIANGVIYECAKIAEENETNYVFFSEKLRDDQIRKRIKKFKKELDKNDSKIRKVKKGKELAKYVSKEGYIIAKGEIQKTLDEIKNPYLTGLEGYFILESSVDTEPEKILTLYKERDKAEKLIRNMKEGTELTPIRHRSKYALIGYLLIIFLANFLINLTLFLAPKPIVRNVKLLKKYLNNLTLTVIYPKNKFRLKILSNISEEIRSILGDFVRNCGDKPLNLRW comes from the coding sequence ATGAAAGAAAATGTAATTTTCCCCGTAGAGAATTTAGCATTGGTCGAAAAGATTGATAAAGATTATTGCGTTTTTAACGCATTATTTTCCGGCGTAGCCGGAAAAGCAAAAAACTTTGCTGAATGCTCCAAATTGCTCATCAATAATCGACTTGGTCCCTGTGTTTCTATTCATAGAATGAAGTCCGTTTATCCTTCTGAAATGTTTGAGCACATTGGTTTTTCAGAAGATCCAAAAGAGCGGACAATAAACAGAACACTGGAAAGGCTTGGAAAGAAAGAGCCGTTTATTCTTGAAAATTACCAAAATCTTCTGAAAAAGCATAATCTTGTTTCAAAAGAGCAGTTTACGGATTTCTCATCAGGCTCTTTTGAAGGCAAAAATGCAGAGCTTGGAGCGTTAGGATATTCAAGAGACCATAAGCCGGGAAACAAGCAATTGACATTCGGCATAAGCACGGGAATCAACGGAATTCCAACTGCATTGACAATACAAAAAGGCAATGTCCAGGACAAAAAGCATATGAAATTTATGCTGAAAACGGTTGGCAAAGTCCTTGCCAAAAACAGCCTCCTGATTTTTGACTGCGGCGCAAATACAAAAGCAAATAAGGCAAAAATTAGAAAAATGGGTTATGGCTATCTAACATTGAAAGCAAAGAAACGGTTGGCATATGCAAAATACATCAAATCATTTAATGAAAATAAGCATGAAAAAATCATTGCCAATGGCGTAATTTATGAATGCGCAAAAATTGCCGAAGAAAACGAAACCAACTATGTCTTCTTTTCTGAAAAACTCAGAGATGACCAAATCCGTAAGCGTATAAAGAAATTCAAGAAAGAACTTGACAAAAACGACTCAAAGATTCGGAAAGTCAAAAAAGGAAAAGAGCTTGCAAAATACGTTTCAAAGGAAGGATACATAATTGCAAAGGGTGAAATACAGAAAACTCTTGATGAAATAAAAAATCCATATCTTACAGGCCTTGAAGGATATTTTATCCTTGAAAGCTCTGTTGACACAGAGCCCGAAAAAATCCTAACACTTTACAAGGAACGTGACAAAGCAGAAAAACTGATACGGAATATGAAAGAAGGAACTGAACTGACTCCTATCAGGCACCGGAGCAAATACGCCCTGATAGGCTATTTGCTCATTATTTTCCTTGCAAATTTTCTGATAAATTTGACACTTTTTCTTGCGCCAAAACCGATAGTCAGAAACGTTAAGCTCCTCAAAAAATACCTGAACAATTTGACACTTACTGTAATTTATCCGAAAAATAAGTTCAGACTCAAGATTTTATCAAAT